One genomic segment of Lysobacter sp. 5GHs7-4 includes these proteins:
- a CDS encoding glucose 1-dehydrogenase, with amino-acid sequence MNAPTPGFGLQDKIVLVTGASSGIGAASARAFAREGAIVLAAARRTDEGEAVAAAIRAEGGRARFLPADVTREDDIRRLVDTAVADYGRLDVAFNNAGTDGRFAPFLEQDAANYELVMNTNVRSVLWSMQHQIAAMLKTGGGAIVNNASIGALIGFQNAAVYIASKHAVMGLTKTAALEYFPHGIRINAVLPGIIDTPFQDRVWGDEASKQAFARSTIAGRSGTADEVAGAALFLASPHASFFSGQGLVMDGGYVAQ; translated from the coding sequence ATGAACGCCCCCACCCCTGGTTTCGGACTGCAAGACAAGATCGTGCTGGTCACCGGCGCGTCCTCCGGCATCGGCGCCGCCAGCGCCCGCGCCTTCGCCCGCGAGGGCGCGATCGTGCTGGCGGCCGCGCGCCGCACCGACGAAGGCGAGGCCGTGGCCGCGGCGATCCGCGCCGAAGGCGGCCGCGCGCGCTTCCTGCCCGCCGACGTGACCCGCGAGGACGACATCCGCCGCCTGGTCGATACCGCCGTGGCCGACTACGGCCGGCTCGACGTGGCCTTCAACAACGCCGGCACCGACGGCCGCTTCGCGCCGTTCCTGGAGCAGGACGCGGCCAACTACGAGTTGGTGATGAACACCAACGTGCGCAGCGTGCTGTGGAGCATGCAGCACCAGATCGCGGCGATGCTGAAGACCGGCGGCGGCGCGATCGTCAACAACGCCTCGATCGGCGCGCTGATCGGGTTCCAGAACGCGGCCGTCTACATCGCCAGCAAGCACGCGGTGATGGGCCTGACCAAGACCGCGGCGCTGGAGTACTTCCCGCACGGCATCCGCATCAACGCGGTGCTGCCGGGCATCATCGACACCCCGTTCCAGGACCGCGTCTGGGGCGACGAGGCCAGCAAGCAGGCGTTCGCGCGTTCCACCATCGCCGGCCGCAGCGGCACCGCCGACGAGGTCGCCGGGGCGGCGTTGTTCCTGGCCTCGCCGCACGCCAGCTTCTTCAGCGGCCAGGGCCTGGTCATGGACGGCGGCTATGTCGCCCAGTGA
- a CDS encoding putative quinol monooxygenase has translation MSPSDAHATVGDEALVLIAELQAKPGLGDTLQRELQALVAATLTEPGCLGLALHRSSDDPDLLLIYERWRSRAALATHVDLPHTRDFFARSPQWLAAEVRLRRFGLQLPAA, from the coding sequence ATGTCGCCCAGTGACGCGCACGCCACGGTGGGCGACGAAGCCTTGGTCCTGATCGCCGAACTGCAGGCCAAGCCGGGTTTGGGCGACACCCTGCAGCGCGAACTGCAGGCCTTGGTCGCGGCGACCCTGACCGAACCCGGCTGCCTCGGCCTCGCCCTGCATCGCTCCAGCGACGATCCGGATCTGCTGCTGATCTACGAGCGCTGGCGGTCGCGCGCCGCGCTGGCGACGCACGTGGACCTGCCGCACACGCGCGACTTCTTCGCGCGGTCGCCGCAGTGGCTGGCCGCCGAAGTGCGGCTGCGCCGCTTCGGCCTGCAACTGCCGGCCGCTTAA
- a CDS encoding TonB-dependent siderophore receptor — MPSFPIPVRATARAVRCALAGLLILPMSAFAAEPDAATDLDSVEVRAPIAKRSQTATKTDTPLIEAPQSISVITAQQMRDRGIQGVEEAVWYVAGAQGGGYGQDTRSDWLLVRGFSPARYMDGLALTDGVWTGATRIEPYGLERLDVLKGPTSVSYGAMPPGGLVNLVSKRPTEQALREIELQVGNYGLRQAAFDFGGPLGDSGTLFYRLTGLARNSDNVVDYVQDDRYYFAPALTWKPSDATSLTLLARWQKADTAQGGGFLPAAGTLLPNPNGKIPMHRFTGDPGWNDYLKTMKSAGYEFAHRFDGGVEFRQNLRYTQVDVDHDAGVGSFGLQGDLRTLTRYLFPLEEHSQSLAVDNNLQLGFDTGRWNHTVLAGVDYRRLQSDYASAFAFGAPPLDVFDPVYGAPIVVPAYTSHEDKVQQQLGVYVQDQIRYGGWVITAAGRQDWVRTRTDNLIANPVARTRQDDRRFSGRLGVNYVFESGLAPYLAYSQSFQPTVGADFFGRAFKPTTGEQVEAGLKYQPVTGRGLATLAVYQIDQKNSLSVDPNHTLFSVQQGETRVRGLELEGRWNLRGGLSLYGAYSYTDAEITRSTDAASIGKQVALQPRHSASLGADYTLAYGTLSGLGVGGGVRYVGDHYGDLYNQWKTPSYTLFDATVHYDYDQWRFQLNASNLFGKEYVSACNSALWCYYGYPRTVTATVRYQW; from the coding sequence ATGCCGTCGTTCCCGATTCCCGTCCGCGCCACCGCCAGGGCCGTGCGCTGTGCGCTGGCCGGCCTGTTGATCCTGCCGATGTCGGCGTTCGCGGCCGAACCCGATGCCGCCACCGACCTGGACAGCGTCGAAGTGCGCGCGCCGATCGCCAAGCGCAGCCAGACCGCGACCAAGACCGACACGCCGCTGATCGAGGCGCCGCAGTCGATCTCGGTGATCACCGCCCAGCAGATGCGCGACCGCGGCATCCAAGGCGTGGAGGAAGCGGTGTGGTACGTGGCCGGCGCGCAGGGCGGCGGTTATGGCCAGGACACGCGCAGCGACTGGTTGCTGGTGCGCGGTTTCAGCCCGGCGCGCTACATGGACGGCCTGGCCCTGACCGACGGCGTCTGGACCGGCGCCACCCGCATCGAGCCCTACGGCCTGGAGCGGCTGGACGTGCTCAAGGGGCCGACCTCGGTGTCCTACGGCGCGATGCCGCCCGGCGGCCTGGTCAACCTGGTCAGCAAGCGCCCGACCGAACAGGCGCTGCGCGAGATCGAGCTGCAGGTCGGCAACTACGGCCTGCGCCAGGCCGCGTTCGACTTCGGCGGCCCGTTGGGCGACAGCGGCACGCTGTTCTATCGACTGACCGGCCTGGCCCGCAACAGCGACAACGTCGTCGATTACGTTCAGGACGATCGCTACTACTTCGCGCCGGCATTGACCTGGAAGCCCAGCGATGCGACTTCGCTGACCTTGCTGGCGCGTTGGCAGAAGGCCGATACCGCGCAGGGCGGCGGCTTCCTGCCGGCGGCGGGCACGCTGCTGCCCAACCCCAACGGCAAGATTCCGATGCACCGTTTCACCGGCGACCCGGGCTGGAACGATTATCTGAAGACCATGAAGTCGGCCGGTTACGAGTTCGCGCACCGCTTCGACGGCGGCGTCGAATTCCGTCAGAACCTGCGCTACACCCAGGTCGACGTGGACCACGACGCCGGTGTCGGCAGCTTCGGCCTGCAGGGCGATCTGCGCACGCTGACGCGTTACCTGTTCCCGCTGGAGGAGCACTCCCAATCGCTCGCCGTCGACAACAACCTGCAATTGGGTTTCGACACCGGGCGTTGGAACCACACCGTGCTGGCCGGCGTCGATTACCGCCGTCTGCAAAGCGACTACGCCTCGGCGTTCGCGTTCGGCGCGCCGCCGCTGGACGTGTTCGATCCGGTGTACGGCGCGCCCATCGTGGTGCCGGCCTACACCTCGCACGAGGACAAGGTGCAGCAGCAGCTGGGCGTGTACGTGCAGGACCAGATCCGCTACGGCGGCTGGGTGATCACCGCCGCCGGGCGCCAGGACTGGGTGCGCACGCGCACCGACAACCTCATCGCCAATCCGGTCGCGCGCACGCGCCAGGACGATCGCCGATTCTCCGGCCGGCTGGGCGTGAACTACGTGTTCGAGTCCGGCCTCGCGCCGTACCTGGCGTATTCGCAGTCGTTCCAGCCCACGGTCGGCGCCGACTTCTTCGGCCGCGCGTTCAAGCCCACCACCGGCGAGCAGGTCGAGGCCGGCCTGAAGTACCAGCCGGTCACGGGCCGCGGCCTGGCGACGCTGGCCGTGTACCAGATCGATCAGAAGAACAGCCTCAGCGTCGATCCGAACCACACCCTGTTCTCGGTGCAGCAGGGCGAAACCCGCGTGCGCGGCCTGGAGCTGGAAGGGCGCTGGAACCTGCGCGGCGGCCTCAGCCTGTACGGCGCCTACAGCTACACCGACGCCGAGATCACCCGCAGCACCGACGCGGCCTCGATCGGCAAGCAGGTGGCGCTGCAGCCGCGGCATTCGGCTTCGCTGGGCGCGGATTACACGCTCGCCTACGGCACGCTGTCGGGTTTGGGCGTGGGCGGCGGCGTGCGTTACGTCGGCGACCATTACGGCGATCTCTACAACCAATGGAAGACGCCGTCCTACACCTTGTTCGACGCCACGGTGCACTACGACTACGACCAGTGGCGTTTCCAGCTCAATGCCAGCAATCTGTTCGGCAAGGAGTACGTCAGCGCTTGCAACAGCGCGCTGTGGTGCTATTACGGCTATCCGCGCACGGTCACGGCGACGGTGCGGTACCAGTGGTGA
- a CDS encoding amidohydrolase: MRLPSLLIASTLFATGAAAAQSAPSPDLDRAAQAVKAEVVAWRRDLHQHPELGNHEVRTAKLIADQLRRIGLEPKTGIAHTGVVAVLKGGRPGPRIAIRADMDALPVTEPAGLPFASKVSTTYRGQPVGVMHACGHDAHVAILLGVATALAARKAELPGEVMFVFQPSEEGPPNPGEPFGAALMLEQGVFRDFKPEAVFGLHVWAGLPVGRIGVRAGPSLASADEWSLTVRGKQTHGSRPWDGVDPITVGAQILLASQSMIARQINIAATPVVLTAGQFNSGVRFNIIPDEAKLVGTLRTFDAGVREDVIARLRRTAEDLAHASGASAELQVVNNAPATINDLALTQRVRPSLQRAVGADQVVEMPMVTVAEDFSQFANTVPGVYFFVGSTAQGIDPAQAPINHSPQFMLDEGALDVGTRAMLQLAWDYLSAPPQG, encoded by the coding sequence ATGCGCCTGCCCAGCCTTCTGATCGCCAGCACCCTGTTCGCCACCGGCGCCGCCGCCGCCCAGAGCGCGCCCTCGCCCGATCTGGACCGCGCGGCGCAAGCCGTGAAGGCCGAGGTGGTGGCCTGGCGGCGCGACCTGCATCAGCACCCGGAGCTGGGCAACCACGAAGTGCGCACCGCCAAGCTGATCGCCGACCAGCTGCGCCGGATCGGGCTGGAACCCAAGACCGGCATCGCCCACACCGGCGTGGTGGCGGTGCTCAAGGGCGGGCGACCGGGCCCGCGCATCGCGATCCGCGCCGACATGGACGCCCTGCCCGTCACCGAGCCGGCCGGGCTGCCGTTCGCGTCCAAGGTCAGCACCACGTACCGCGGTCAGCCGGTCGGGGTGATGCACGCCTGCGGCCACGACGCGCACGTGGCGATCTTGCTGGGCGTGGCCACGGCGCTGGCGGCGCGCAAGGCGGAGCTGCCGGGCGAGGTGATGTTCGTGTTCCAGCCGTCCGAGGAGGGTCCGCCCAACCCCGGCGAGCCCTTCGGCGCGGCGCTGATGCTGGAACAGGGCGTGTTCCGCGACTTCAAGCCCGAGGCGGTGTTCGGCCTGCACGTATGGGCCGGCCTGCCGGTGGGCCGCATCGGCGTGCGCGCGGGTCCGTCGCTGGCCAGCGCCGACGAGTGGAGCCTGACCGTGCGCGGCAAGCAGACCCACGGCTCGCGGCCCTGGGACGGCGTCGATCCGATCACCGTCGGCGCGCAGATTCTGCTGGCTTCGCAGAGCATGATCGCGCGCCAGATCAACATCGCCGCGACGCCGGTGGTGCTGACCGCGGGCCAGTTCAACAGCGGCGTGCGCTTCAACATCATTCCCGACGAGGCCAAGCTGGTCGGCACGTTGCGCACCTTCGACGCGGGCGTGCGCGAAGACGTGATCGCGCGCTTGCGCCGCACCGCCGAAGACCTGGCGCATGCCAGCGGCGCCAGCGCCGAGCTGCAGGTGGTCAACAACGCGCCGGCCACGATCAACGATCTGGCGCTGACCCAGCGCGTGCGGCCGTCGCTGCAGCGCGCGGTCGGTGCGGACCAGGTGGTGGAGATGCCGATGGTGACGGTGGCGGAAGATTTCTCGCAGTTCGCCAACACCGTGCCGGGCGTGTATTTCTTCGTCGGCTCCACCGCGCAGGGCATCGATCCGGCCCAGGCGCCGATCAACCACTCGCCGCAGTTCATGCTCGACGAGGGCGCCTTGGACGTGGGCACGCGGGCGATGCTGCAGTTGGCCTGGGACTATTTGAGCGCGCCGCCGCAAGGGTGA
- a CDS encoding aldo/keto reductase yields the protein MNTRTLGPQGPVVSALGLGCMGMSFAYGAADETESIATLHRALDLGVTFLDTADVYGPHTNERLLNRALQGRRDQVFLASKFGIVMDPARPELRGANGRPEYVRASIEGSLQRLGTDHLDLYYLHRVDPNVPIEDTVGAMADLVTQGKVRYLGLSEASAATVERAHAVHPITALQSEYSLWTRDTERNGVLETCARLGIGFVSYSPLGRGFLTGQIASADALQSDDFRLQTPRFQGDNFQRNLALVETVKTLAAGKGCTPAQLALAWVLAQGEHLVPIPGTKRRKYLDDNVGALEVRLDARDLAALDAAFAPDAVAGERYSQAGMALVSG from the coding sequence ATGAACACCCGCACTCTCGGCCCGCAGGGCCCCGTCGTCTCCGCGCTCGGTCTGGGTTGCATGGGCATGAGCTTCGCCTACGGCGCGGCCGACGAAACCGAATCCATCGCCACCCTGCACCGCGCGCTCGATCTGGGCGTGACCTTTCTCGACACCGCCGACGTGTACGGCCCGCACACCAACGAGCGCCTGCTCAACCGCGCGCTGCAGGGTCGGCGCGACCAGGTGTTCCTGGCCAGCAAGTTCGGCATCGTGATGGACCCGGCGCGCCCGGAACTGCGCGGCGCCAACGGCCGTCCCGAATACGTACGCGCCAGCATCGAGGGCAGCCTGCAACGCTTGGGCACCGATCACCTGGACCTGTACTACCTGCACCGCGTCGATCCGAACGTGCCGATCGAGGACACGGTCGGCGCGATGGCCGACCTGGTGACGCAGGGCAAGGTGCGCTACCTGGGCCTGTCGGAAGCCTCGGCGGCCACCGTCGAACGCGCGCATGCGGTGCATCCGATCACCGCGCTGCAGAGCGAGTACTCGCTGTGGACCCGCGATACCGAACGCAACGGCGTACTGGAGACCTGCGCGCGCCTGGGCATCGGCTTCGTGTCCTACAGCCCGCTTGGGCGCGGTTTCCTGACCGGACAGATCGCTTCGGCCGACGCGCTGCAAAGCGACGATTTCCGTCTGCAGACGCCGCGTTTCCAGGGCGACAACTTCCAGCGCAACCTGGCGCTGGTGGAAACGGTGAAGACGCTGGCCGCGGGCAAGGGCTGCACGCCCGCGCAGCTGGCGCTGGCCTGGGTGCTGGCGCAGGGCGAGCACCTGGTGCCGATCCCGGGCACCAAGCGCCGCAAGTATCTGGACGACAACGTGGGTGCGTTGGAGGTGCGCTTGGACGCGCGCGATCTGGCGGCGCTGGATGCGGCGTTCGCGCCCGACGCGGTCGCGGGCGAACGCTATTCGCAGGCGGGGATGGCGTTGGTCAGCGGTTGA